One genomic segment of Komagataella phaffii GS115 chromosome 4, complete sequence includes these proteins:
- a CDS encoding Protein with a role in transcription translates to MFYGIQEIADLLSSFHSRSLLTPPEANKLTLTLLECLTENYTDITTLRFLSRFLTKDAYRELTKERIITHTCGYPTCSKHSAKIKDRHYTNHLELPNTFTNSYCSRFHYQCSEFYLNQLSNEALFGRKDVMTLPYNDERSYESKMIMLEDIISNPNVVDSDKMDDMIRSMGDINIKDDKKVSPEDWMEMFEDIKIVENQDPKKEGDFEQTEDNKDSISGEGKENPRNINNPLNIEGYTTTIKN, encoded by the coding sequence ATGTTTTACGGCATTCAAGAAATTGCCGATCTACTTTCCTCCTTCCATTCAAGGTCGCTACTGACTCCACCCGAGGCCAACAAGCTAACACTGACCCTGTTGGAGTGTCTCACGGAGAACTATACCGATATCACTACATTACGCTTCCTGAGCCGGTTCCTTACAAAGGACGCGTACAGAGAACTGACCAAAGAACGCATAATAACACATACATGTGGGTATCCTACGTGTAGCAAACACTCCGCCAAGATAAAAGACCGGCACTACACAAATCACCTAGAGTTGCCCAACACTTTCACCAATTCATATTGCTCCCGGTTCCACTACCAGTGCTCGGAGTTTTACTTGAACCAATTGTCCAACGAAGCGTTATTTGGGCGTAAGGATGTAATGACATTACCCTACAATGATGAGAGATCCTATGAAAGCAAGATGATAATGTTGGAGGACATCATCTCGAACCCAAATGTTGTGGATAGTGATAAGATGGACGATATGATAAGGTCCATGGGCGATATCAACATCAAGGATGATAAGAAGGTGAGTCCGGAAGACTGGATGGAGATGTTCGAAGACATCAAAATTGTGGAGAATCAAGATCCCAAGAAAGAGGGTGATTTTGAGCAAACTGAGGACAACAAGGATTCTATAAGTGGAGagggaaaagaaaatcctAGAAACATTAACAATCCTTTGAACATAGAGGGCTACACGACTACAATTAAAAACTGA
- a CDS encoding Ubiquitin-protein ligase, whose product MSTVRRRSLSVGVAGTVAYMSYQKMSVATYFKLLDYSRFGIINLILVSSYYSSKFVKWVVFGELRPTEIQNLKDSLFYTSYEFILGLIMVRVLNGDVFDWNQALKYGGFFLSVLLLKSFHYLTMDRVRNIFPMYKHSGRNLTLLHLRFAMGIVLLHYVDVVLMIQFFREIFFNSKQMDLLVLIFGFEVFNLHPLIVYTSITYLGNYLEFRRQSPSRYGDDYRSDLKERIFHLVDVIVNIIRLGMFILFSSLFVTFFTIPALHVLPSLYICLRQLIGRTRRLIWLQKNAIKLVHINNELEDTDLSLMTKVDNKCVICLDRLDSPNRTAKKLRCDHTFHSICIQSWMLVSRNCPVCRYKGKDTVVR is encoded by the exons ATGTCCACAGTTAGACGAAGAAGTCTTAGCGTGGGAGTG GCAGGAACCGTTGCCTACATGTCCTACCAAAAGATGTCGGTGGCGACGTACTTCAAACTGTTAGATTATTCAAGGTTCGGTATCATCAATCTAATTTTAGTTTCATCCTACTACTCCTCCAAGTTTGTTAAATGGGTAGTTTTTGGTGAACTAAGGCCCACAGAAATCCagaatttgaaagataGCCTGTTTTATACCTCGTACGAATTCATATTAGGGCTTATCATGGTTCGAGTATTAAATGGAGACGTGTTTGACTGGAATCAGGCCCTGAAATATGGAGGGTTTTTTTTGAGCGTCTTGTTGCTTAAGAGTTTTCATTACTTGACTATGGACAGAGTTCGAAACATTTTTCCGATGTACAAACATTCTGGAAGAAATCTCACTTTATTGCACTTACGATTTGCCATGGGCATTGTACTACTACACTATGTGGATGTTGTACTGATGATTCAGTTTTTCCgtgaaatcttcttcaactcaAAACAGATGGATCTTCTGGTCCTgatttttggatttgaagttttcaatctACACCCATTGATTGTGTACACTTCAATTACTTACCTCGGTAATTACCTGGAGTTTCGGCGACAAAGTCCTTCAAGGTACGGGGATGATTACAGGTCAGACCTCAAGGAGAGAATATTTCATCTGGTCGATGTCATCGTGAACATAATACGGCTTGGAATGTTTATTCTATTTTCATCGTTGTTTGTCACTTTTTTTACTATCCCAGCTTTACATGTGCTACCCTCTCTTTACATTTGCCTCAGGCAGTTGATTGGAAGAACACGGCGATTAATATGGTTACAGAAAAATGCTATCAAACTGGTGCATATTAACAACGAATTAGAGGACACAGATTTATCATTAATGACCAAAGTTGATAATAAATGTGTTATCTGTTTAGATCGTTTGGACTCTCCCAATCGAACTGCCAAGAAGTTAAGATGTGATCACACTTTCCACTCTATTTGTATCCAAAGCTGGATGCTGGTATCCAGGAACTGTCCTGTATGTAGGTACAAGGGAAAGGACACAGTGGTCAGGTAA
- a CDS encoding Protein required for the hydroxylation of heme O to form heme A, with product MSLSKTRFFFLKNTSLLSTCKPYLSQISLNLGASKRSKILPTASTSKKPVDQFLFSQKKLLADHRGNRGVRRFHTLPSRFQSQSAALNQGFQVAKAQSAKTSSKWPINSHKSVGYVCIGTSILVFAIVVVGGLTRLTESGLSITEWKPITGSVPPLTEEDWKLEFEKYKQSPEFQELNSHITLEEFKFIFSMEWGHRLLGRVIGLSFVLPTFYFIARRKCSKDVALKLLAICSMIGFQGFIGWWMVYSGLDKQQLAERNSKPTVSPYRLTTHLGTAFVIYCYMIYTGLQVLKNYKIMKQPEAYVQIFKQIASPKLKTFKRLSSVLLGLVFITAMSGGLVAGLDAGLIYNTFPHMGDDIIPSSNELMSPVFARKADQSDLFWRNMLENPTTVQLNHRILAVTTFFSVFAVHMYSHRLRPIIPKNAYRTLNACMGLVTIQAALGITTLIYLVPIELATAHQAGALGLLTGILVLFQQLRRPNVANIALLKRSLQQLSKTGAKGASKPLN from the coding sequence ATGTCTTTATCAAAGACCcgttttttcttcttgaagaatactTCCCTGTTGAGCACATGCAAACCATATTTATCTCAGATTTCACTCAACTTGGGTGCTTCCAAGAGAAGTAAAATTCTTCCCACTGCATCAACTTCCAAGAAACCCGTAGACCAGTTTCTCTTCAGCCAAAAGAAGTTGCTCGCCGATCACCGCGGTAACAGAGGAGTCAGAAGGTTTCACACCCTTCCATCCCgatttcaaagtcaaagtGCTGCGTTGAACCAAGGTTTTCAGGTTGCCAAAGCCCAGTCTGCAAAAACTAGTTCCAAATGGCCTATTAATTCCCATAAAAGTGTTGGCTACGTATGTATCGGTACCTCCATTCTGGTATTTGCTATTGTTGTCGTTGGTGGGTTGACTAGACTGACCGAATCCGGTCTTTCCATAACGGAGTGGAAACCTATCACTGGTTCGGTTCCCCCACTGACTGAGGAAGACTGGAAGTtggaatttgaaaaatacaaaCAAAGCCCTGAGTTTCAGGAACTAAATTCTCACATAACATTGgaagagttcaagtttATATTTTCCATGGAATGGGGACATAGATTGTTGGGAAGGGTCATCGGCCTGTCGTTTGTTCTTCCCACGTTTTACTTCATTGCCCGTCGAAAGTGTTCCAAAGATGTTGCATTGAAACTGCTTGCAATATGCTCTATGATAGGATTCCAAGGTTTCATCGGCTGGTGGATGGTGTATTCCGGATTGGACAAACAGCAATTGGCTGAACGTAACTCCAAACCAACTGTGTCTCCATATCGCTTAACTACCCATCTTGGAACTGCATTTGTTATTTACTGTTACATGATTTACACAGggcttcaagttttgaagaactatAAGATCATGAAACAGCCTGAAGCGTAtgttcaaattttcaagcAAATTGCgtctccaaaattgaaaactttcaagaGACTCTCTTCAGTTCTATTAGGCCTGGTGTTTATAACTGCCATGTCTGGTGGTCTGGTTGCCGGCTTGGATGCTGGTCTTATATACAATACTTTCCCACATATGGGAGATGACATCattccatcttcaaatgagTTAATGTCGCCAGTATTTGCTAGAAAAGCCGACCAATCAGATTtgttttggagaaacaTGTTGGAAAATCCAACTACTGTTCAGCTAAACCACAGAATCTTAGCTGTTACAACATTTTTTTCTGTATTTGCAGTTCACATGTACAGTCATCGGCTGAGACCCATCATTCCAAAGAATGCCTACAGAACTCTAAACGCCTGTATGGGACTGGTGACTATACAGGCTGCCCTCGGAATCACAACTCTTATTTATTTGGTCCCTATTGAACTAGCTACTGCCCACCAAGCTGGTGCTTTAGGGCTCCTAACTGGTATACTGGTATTGTTTCAGCAGTTGCGAAGACCGAATGTGGCAAATATTGCTCTACTAAAACGGTCATTACAGCAATTGTCCAAAACGGGTGCTAAGGGTGCTTCTAAACCTTTGAATTAA
- a CDS encoding Lsm (Like Sm) protein yields MLFFSLFKTLTDQQFKNNVEITGTLKSVDQYLNLKLDNIQYISDEDNEFPHLFGVKSLFIRGSGIRYIHIDPSSVDTNLLQDASRRGMSNFQFFMLMRSVY; encoded by the exons ATGTTGTTCTTCTCCCTATTCAAGACCCTAACTGATCAACAG TTCAAGAATAATGTTGAGATAACGGGAACCTTAAAGTCTGTTGACCAATATCTGAATCTAAAGTTGGATAATATACAATATAtcagtgatgaagataacGAATTTCCTCATCTGTTCGGTGTGAAGAGTCTGTTTATCAGAGGTTCTGGTATTAGGTACATACACATTGACCCATCATCAGTAGATACCAATTTGTTACAGGATGCATCCAGAAGAGGTATGTCgaattttcaattttttaTGTTGATGCGAAGCGTTTACTAA
- a CDS encoding S-adenosyl-L-methionine-dependent tRNA: m5C-methyltransferase, producing MIRFLITIMGRFRRNKKGGSNNGKFGKRDNNHRGFHESWKDIEKENPRWESYYKELGLLSEEEFEVFKKSCQQTLPLTFRITGTRKHASEIRDIFEQKHLPNLTNLNIEGYEDYSPPKSLPWYPNHLGWQIDLPKGVIKKNPDYAKTQRFLVIETDVGNISRQEAVSMIPPLVLDVKPHHYVLDMCAAPGSKTSQLVEALHAEDKEPSGFVMANDSDYKRSHMLVHQVKRLNSANFIVVNHDAQMFPKMKLTPESQEYIKFDRVLCDVPCTGDATMRKNINVWTNWTPGNAIGLHPLQLNILNRGIQLLQRGGRLVYSTCSLNPIENEAVVAAALRQWGDQIRLVDCSDRLPGLKRVPGISNWKVFGKDMELREKGADDIHATVFPPTEEEAKNFNLDRCIRVYPHLQNTGGFFITVFEKIDKNSIGEKRKEQPDEEAEKKQKVDNNTSVNPVKKQRLPRDANEEPFNFLDPANEQLQKCWEFYGFDDKFDRTCTLVRNATGDPIRTIYYVAPVVKNVIQTNETRLKLVHSGVKLFVAQKSEHTCPWRLQNESLSIIKKHISKERVFECNLDVLLILLQEGFPNINGIKEKELDVEFIKQIENTDEGCCLINVVRKNPNEEALFLPLWKGKSNFNLMVSKQETFELLYRIYGIETEKQSQAKVVQEEPESQGKETPIQEAAETAAENPSEPIENAEPAEPKKSTEPVQSAE from the coding sequence ATGATCCGCTTCCTTATCACAATCATGGGTagattcagaagaaacaaaaaaggCGGTTCCAACAATGGCAAATTTGGGAAACGGGACAACAATCACAGAGGCTTTCACGAATCTtggaaagatattgaaaaggagaaTCCTAGGTGGGAGTCTTACTATAAAGAGTTAGGGTTACTCTCTGAAGAGGAATTCGAAGTATTCAAGAAATCCTGTCAACAAACTCTACCCCTTACTTTTAGAATCACAGGCACCAGAAAACATGCCTCAGAGATTCGtgatatttttgaacagaaGCACCTTCCAAACCTGACTAATCTGAACATTGAGGGATACGAAGATTATTCACCTCCAAAATCTCTACCATGGTATCCAAATCATCTTGGATGGCAGATTGACCTCCCCAAAGGAGTTATTAAGAAGAATCCAGACTATGCAAAAACACAAAGATTTTTGGTTATAGAAACTGATGTGGGTAATATTTCACGTCAAGAAGCTGTCTCTATGATACCTCCCTTAGTTCTTGATGTTAAGCCACATCACTATGTTTTGGACATGTGTGCAGCACCAGGTTCCAAGACTTCTCAACTAGTTGAAGCATTGCATGCTGAAGACAAAGAGCCGTCTGGGTTTGTTATGGCTAACGATTCAGACTATAAAAGATCTCATATGTTGGTGCATCAAGTTAAGAGACTGAATTCTGCCAATTTTATCGTCGTGAACCACGATGCTCAAatgtttccaaagatgaaacTAACTCCAGAGTCTCAGGAATACATCAAATTCGACCGAGTTTTATGTGATGTTCCATGCACAGGGGATGCGACCATGAGAAAGAATATCAATGTATGGACCAACTGGACTCCTGGAAACGCCATTGGacttcatcctcttcaaCTTAATATTTTGAACAGAGGAATACAATTGCTGCAGCGCGGAGGCCGTCTAGTCTACTCGACATGTTCTTTGAATCCTATTGAAAACGAAGCTGTAGTCGCTGCAGCTTTAAGACAGTGGGGTGATCAGATTCGTCTTGTCGACTGTAGTGATCGTCTTCCGGGATTGAAAAGAGTTCCAGGTATTTCCAATTGGAAAGTGTTCGGGAAGGATATGGAACTCAGAGAAAAGGGAGCTGATGATATTCATGCTACTGTGTTCCCTCCAACAGAGGAGGAGGccaaaaacttcaacttGGACAGATGCATTAGAGTTTATCCGCACTTACAAAACACCGGTGGGTTCTTCATCACcgtttttgaaaagatcgATAAGAATTCTATCGgtgaaaagagaaaggaaCAACCAGACGAAGAGGCggagaagaaacaaaaagttgataaCAATACTTCGGTCAACCCAGTTAAAAAGCAGCGGTTACCAAGAGATGCTAATGAAGAGCCATTCAATTTTCTGGACCCAGCCAATGAGCAACTGCAAAAATGCTGGGAATTTTATGGATTTGATGACAAGTTCGACCGAACATGCACGTTGGTTAGAAACGCCACAGGTGATCCAATTAGAACCATTTACTACGTTGCACCAGTAGTAAAGAATGTCATCCAAACTAATGAGACCAGATTAAAGTTGGTCCACTCAGGAGTGAAGCTTTTCGTGGCTCAAAAATCAGAGCACACATGTCCCTGGAGGCTCCAGAATGAGAGCTTATCGATTATAAAGAAACAtatctccaaagaaagagtGTTTGAGTGCAATCTTGATGTCTTACTGATTTTGTTGCAAGAAGGGTTCCCAAACATCAATGGCattaaagagaaagaactAGATGTTGAGTTCATAAAGCAGATTGAAAACACTGACGAGGGTTGCTGTCTGATCAATGTTGTTAGGAAAAACCCGAATGAGGAAGCTTTGTTCTTGCCTTTATGGAAGGGAAAAAGTAACTTTAACCTAATGGTTTCGAAACAGGAAACATTCGAGTTGTTGTATAGAATCTACGGAATTGAGACAGAAAAGCAATCTCAAGCTAAAGTTGTCCAGGAGGAGCCAGAATCTCAGGGTAAGGAGACACCAATCCAGGAGGCTGCTGAGACCGCTGCTGAGAATCCTTCTGAACCCATCGAAAATGCCGAACCTGCCGAGCCCAAGAAATCTACCGAGCCTGTTCAATCGGCCGAGTAA